The Streptomyces sp. 135 sequence TACCGGACGGAAACCCGTCACCGGAATGGGTGCACGGACAGCAGAGAGAACCCGCCAGTCGAGCTACCTAAAGACACGCAAAACCCTCAGAGGGGTTTACAACGGCACCGTAGGTGGCATGTCGATTTCGCCGACGTGCGAATCCCCGAGCGCACACTGAGCGAAAGGCCCTGGCGCTTATGAACACCACGGTCAGCTGCGAGCTGCACCTGCGCCTCGTTGTGTCGAGCGAGTCCTCACTGCCTGTACCCGCAGGACTGCGGTATGACACGGCCGATCCCTATGCCGTGCACGCCACCTTCCACACCGGAGCCGAGGAAACGGTCGAGTGGGTGTTCGCCCGCGACCTCCTCGCCGAGGGCCTGCACCGGCCCACCGGAACCGGCGACGTCCGAGTCTGGCCGTCCCGGAGCCACGGTCAGGGCGTTGTCTGCATCGCCCTGAGCTCGCCGGAGGGCGAGGCTCTGCTCGAGGCCCCGGCGCGGGCCCTGGAGTCCTTCCTGAAGCGAACAGACGCGGCCGTGCCGCCCGGCACGGAGCACCGCCACTTCGATCTCGACACGGAGCTGTCACACATCCTGGCCGAAAGCTAACGGCGCGGGAGCGTCGAGATCCCGTCACGCCGTCCGACTCGGGGCGACGGCGCAGGCAGTCACGACACCACAAGGCGCGACAAGCCGAGACAAGGCGAACAGAACAGTCACCGGCGCCGTCACCGCGGGAATCCCGCGGCGACGGCGCCGGTGCGTCTCCCGGGGGAGCCGCTAGCATCGGCCAGCGTCGGCGGGCACAGGCCCGACCCCCCAGGCCAGGGAGCGCATCGTGCTGATCACCCACGACAACCGGTGTTCTCTCGACGCCGTGGTCGATCTGGTGAACACCGCACCCGAGGAGGACGGCCCCGACGGCCTCGCGGACCTCGCGGCGCTCAGTGACTTCGTACGAACGCACGAAGTGAGCGACGTCGGAGTGCTCTCGGAGCGTGACGTCGCCGACGTGCGCCGGGTGCGCGGCCGCTTCGCCGAGGTCTTCGCGAACCCCGAGCCCCGGGCCGCGTCCACGATCATCAACGAGCTGATCGCGGCGGCGGGCACCACGCCGCGCCTCACCGACCACGACGGCTACGACTGGCACATCCACTACTACGCGCCGGGGGCGTCCATCGCGGACCACCTGGCGGCCGACTGCGGGATGGCGCTGGCCTTCTTCGTCGTCGCCGGGGAGCAGGAGCGGCTGCGGCGCTGCGAGGCACCGGACTGCCGACGCGCCTTCGTCGACCTCTCCCGCAACCGCTCCCGCCGCTACTGCGACAGCCGTACCTGCGGCAACCGTCTGCATGTCGCCGCGTACCGGGCGCGCCGCAAGGAAGCCGCGGGCTAGAGAAGCAGCAGGTCGTGGAGCGACGCCAGCAGGATCAGCATGCCGACCACCGTCAGAAAGATCATCAGCGGTGGCTGGGAGAGGGCGAAGAGGCAGCCTCGCGGTTCTTCGTCGGTGGCGTGCCGCTCTTCGTCGGCAGGTCGTCGCTCTTGGGCCGGTACCGCTTGCCGTCCGTCGTCCGGCGCGGCCGCATCGCCCTGTGTGGTGGTGTCCAGCATCTCGCGCTGATGATGACGCAGGCGGCGGGCCCCCGCTGACCAACACGCCCGAACGAGGGGGCAGTTCGCCGGATCCCGTGAACAGGGAAAGTCCAGGGCCCGACGCGTTCCGTCCATGGCCCCCGGCCGTTCACCCCCGCGACACTCGGCGGCACCGCCCGCACTCGAACGAGGGAGCCGCCATGGTCATGGAACGCAGACGGCTGTTGACGACCGCCCTCGGCGGGGGTGCCCTGTCCGCCGTCCCGCTCGTCGCCGCGTCGGCCACGGCCGGCCGCACCGCCTCGTGGCGCCGCGTCCCGCACCGCGGCATCCGCCCCGACGACCCCGAGGGCCGCGCCCCGCTGCCCAACCCGCGCCGCGGGTTCCGCTACGAGATGTCGTACAACGCCCGTGACCTGACGAGCCCTTGGCCGAGCGAGCAGGACCACTCCCCCGACGCCGCGCGCACCCTCGGCCTCCTGGAGCGCGAGTATGGCCCGGGTGCGCACCTCACGCAGCTGTACTTCTACCTCTGGGAGTACGCGTCCCCGCGCGCGGCCGGGCCGTGCGGTGCGCGAACGCCTCGGTGGCGTGGGAGGACGGCGTGAGCATGCTGGCCGAGGTCCGGCTGCCCTGACGGGCGGGCCCGGCCAAAGGCGTGCCGGGGCCGTCGGGCCGTCGCGTCGCCCGTGTCAGATGCCGTGCTTCTTCAAGATGGCCTCGATGTCGCTGAAGTCCTCCGCGGGCGCGGCGGCCTTCGGTTTGGCGGCGGGGCGCGCGGCGGCCGGGCGGGCACCCTCGCCGAGCGAGGGCGCGGAGGCCGTGGGGGCCACCGCCTCGCGCCGGTCGGCCTTCGCGGCCTTGCGTTCCTTGCGGGTGCCGCCCCTGCGGCGCTCCACCGCGCGTGTGCCGAGGAAGATCAGCCAGGCCGCGCCGAGCACGCCGAAGCCGACCCACGCCTTGAGGCTGAACGCGGTGTCGGCGGCCCATCCGACGACGCCGGTCAGGGCGAGTCCGACGGGCACCAGGGAGTACGCGGCGAGGCGGGCCGCGGTCAGGAACCGCTTGCGATAGGCCGAGACCACGGCGATGCCGAGCCCGGCCGCGGATACGGCGGAACAGACGGTCTCGGCAATCATCCGGCCCTCCAGGCATACAGGCGTACGTCGTGCGTGACGTGGTCGTCCCTTCCATCCTGCACCGGGTGGGCCCCGCCAAGCCACGCCCGGGCCGGACCTCAGGGACATATCCGGGTCATCTCGGGGTCCGGCCTCCTCCCCAGGTGCCGGTCCGCGCTCCCGCTCCCGGTTGGGAGGCGCCACCGGGGGCTGGGAGACTGTGCCCATGAGCGACTCCCCTCCTGACCACTCCGCCCGCCCCGTCGTCCTCGACGTCTGGTGTGAGCTCCAGTGCCCCGACTGCCGCACCGCCCTGGATGACGTGCGCGCCCTGCGTGCGCGCTACGGCGACCGCGTCGAGCTGCGCCTGCGGCACTTCCCCCTGGAGAAGCACAAGCACTCCTTCGCCGCCGCGCAGGCCGCCGAGGAGGCCTTCGAGCAGGGCAAGGGCTGGCCGTACGTCGAGGCCGTGCTCGCCGGGGTCGAGGAACTGGACCGCCGGGGCGAGCCGTTCCTGGTGGACACCGCCCGGGAACTCGGTCTGGACGCCGAGGAGTTCGACACCGCCCTCATCGACGGCCGGCACATCCTGATCGTCGACGCCGACCAGGCCGAGGGCAAGGCGATCGGGGTCACCGGCACGCCGACGTACGTCATCGGCGGCGAGCGCCTGGACGGCGGCAAGAGCCAGGAAGGGCTGCGCGAGCGCATCGAGGAGATCACCGACGGGCTGCTGGCGGCCGAGGGCTCCTAGCCCTTAGAGCAGCGGCTTGTACAGGGAGTACGAGACGGGTTCGTAGCCGAGCGAGTCGTACAGGCACAGGGCCGGGGCGTTGCCCGCGAAGACGTTGAGGCCGATGCGGTCCCGGCCCGCCGCGCGCGTCTGCGCCTCGGCCAGGAGCATCAGGGAACGGCCGTGGCCGCGCCCCCGGCAGTCCTCGTCGACCTCGACGCGGAAGACGAACGCGTCGTCGTCGCGGAGCGTGAGCCACAGGGTGCCGGCCTTCGCGCCCTCCTGGGTGAGCGCGCTCAGCAGGGTGCCGGGGGTGGCCAGGCCCTGAGGCAGGAGCGCGGCGTGGTCGGCCTCGGACTTCGCGCGCGCCTGCGCCTCGGGCACGCCCCGGTCGGTCCAGTCGCGCGTGTAGCTCCGCCGGGCCCGCGCCAGCCACACCTCGTACTCGTCCTCGGCCATCGGCCGACCCCGGACCCCGGGTGGCAGCGCGGCGGGCTCGGCCGGCACCGGCTTCGCCATCCGGCGGTTGCGCTCCACATAGCCGAGCGCCGTCGCCAGGCGCAGCGCGGCGACCGACTCGGCCGGAATGTCCGCCTCGATGCGCTCGCAGCCCCAGCCGCGGGCGACCTCCTCCGCCGCGAGCGCGGCCACGGTGGCGCGCCCCCGCCCGCGGTCGGGCTCGGCGATCCGCAGATCCGTCACCCGGCAGACCGCGGGGCCGAAGACGGCGTGGGTCGCGAGCGTGATCGAGCCCACGGGCCGGCTGTTCACACAGACGTCGTACGTGCGCGCCTTGACGCCGTCGGCGCTCCGCTGAAGCGGCCCGGTCGGCCGCAGGGTCGTGGTCATCCCAGGGGTTCTACCCGCCCGGGGACTCAGGGATCCAGATCGTCGGCGGCCCGCTCGTCGAACGTCCGCATCGCCTTGGTGGTCATCGGGCCCGGGGCGCCGGGCAGTTGACGCCCGTCCACGCGGTGCACGCCCTGGACGTCGCGCAGCGTCGACGTCAGGAAGATCTCGTCGGCGCGCTCAAGGACGTCCAACGGCAGGTCGGTCTCGCGGGCGCCCGTCCACTCGACGGCCAGCGCGCGGGTGATGCCGTCGAGGCACCCGGAGGCGACCGGCGGGGTCAGGATCTCCCCGCCGAGCACGACGAAGACGTTGGAGCCGGTGCCTTCGCAGAGCTGCCCGACGGTGTTCGCGAACAGGGCCTCCGAGGCGCCCTGCTCGCGGGCGCGGGCGAGGGCGACGACGTTCTCCGCGTACGAGGTGGTCTTCAGGCCGGTCAGCGCGCCCCGTTCGTTGCGGGTCCACGGCACCGTGATCACGGCGGTGGAGTCGGGGCGCCGCGTGGCCTCGCCGAGGGCCACGATGAGCGTGGTCCCCTGGTCGCCGCGGTCGGAGCCGAGCGGCGAGAGCCCGCCGGTGTAGGTGATCCGCAGCCGCCCCAGCGGGAGCGGATTGGCTTCCAGGACGGCGGCGCAGGCGCGGCGCACCTCGTCGAGGTCCGGCTCGGGCAGCCCCAGGCCGCGCGCCGACCGGGTGAGCCGGGCCAGGTGACGGGTGAGGGCGAAGGGCCGCCCCTCGACCGACTTCACCGTCTCGAAGATGCCGTCGCCCACCGTAAGGCCGTGGTCGAACACGGAGACGCGGGCGGAGTCGACGTCCCGCAGCCCGCCATTGAGCCATATCTTCACGTTCGGGTTCCTCCACTCGCTTCGTACGCCCCTGACGCTACCGCCAGCAGTCGCGCGGCCTTCAGCTCGGTCTCCCGCCACTCCCCCTCGGGGTCGGAGCCCCAGGTGATGCCCGCCCCGGTGCCGAAGCGCAGCACGCCGTCGGCCCGGTCGATCCAGAAGGTGCGGATGCCGACGGCCAGCTCTCCGGTGCCCCGGTCGGCGTCGACCCAGCCGATGCCGCCGCAGTACGGGCCCCGCGGCGCGGTCTCCAGCTCGTCGATGATCCGCAGGGCGCTGGACTTGGGGGCGCCCGTGACGGAACCGGGAGGGAAGGTCGCCGCGAACAGCTCCGGCCAGCCGGCACCGGGGCGCAGCTCGCCGTGGACGGTGGAGACGAGGTGGACGAGGCCGGGGTGCTTCTCCACCACGCAGAGGTCGGGGACGGTGACCGAGCCGGTCGCGCAGACGCGTCCGAGGTCGTTGCGGACGAGGTCCACGATCATGACGTTCTCGGCGTAGTCCTTCTCCAGGAGGTCCGCCTCCGTGCGGCCGGTGCCCTTGATGGGGCCCGACTCCACGACGCGGCCCGCGCGGCGCAGGTAGAGCTCGGGGGAGGCGGTGGCTATCTCCACGCCGTGCGCGGGCAGGCGGATCGTTCCTGCGTACGGAGCGGGGTTCCCGCGCGCGAGGAGGGCCGTCAGGGCGTCCACGTCGGCGTCGGGCGGGACGGGCGCGGACAGGACGCGGCAGAGGTTCGCCTGGTAGACCTCGCCGGCCGCGATGTACGCGCGTATCCGTCGTACGCCCTCCGTGTACGCGGCGCGGTCCAGGGACGACGTCCAGTCACCGGCGCCCGGCCCCCGCCACCTCCCCGGCACGGGAGCGGGCACGGGCTCTTCGCGTACGTCGTCGAAGCGGGCGCAGACCAGACCTCCCTCGAAGTCGGCGGACACCGCCCAGAAGCCGGTGGAGTCCAGGGCCGCGGGGTCGCTGGTCACGTCGCGCAGGCCGGTGGCGACCAGGCCGCCGAAGCGCGCCATGGGAGGGAGCGCCGGAGAGGACGTCTGAGGGGGGTTGTGCACGGCTGCGAGTCTATGACCGGTGTCCCGGTGGCGCCCCGGGCCGACGACAGCGCAGCACGCTGCGCAAACGCGTTTTTGTACTGGCCCAGGAATCCGCTAGAGTTCAACACGTCGCCGGGACGCGCAAGCGGACCGGGAAAGACAAGCGGACGTAGCTCAGTTGGTAGAGCGCAACCTTGCCAAGGTTGAGGTCGCCAGTTCGAACCTGGTCGTCCGCTCGCAGGAAAGTGGGGGATCTTCCCGAACCCCCGCACTCCTGGTGGAGTGGCCGAGAGGCGAGGCAACGGCCTGCAAAGCCGTCTACACGGGTTCAAATCCCGTCTCCACCTCCAAGGACGATTAGCTCAGCGGGAGAGCGCTTCCCTGACACGGAAGAGGTCACTGGTTCAATCCCAGTATCGTCCACTGATCTTCACGAGGACCGTTTCGGCGGTGCCTTCATGAGGGTCCGACCCGCGCGATTAGCTCAGCGGGAGAGCGCTTCCCTGACACGGAAGAGGTCACTGGTTCAATCCCAGTATCGCGCACGCAGTACGCAGCACACGCAGGTTGACCTGCGCGATTAGCTCAGCGGGAGAGCGCTTCCCTGACACGGAAGAGGTCACTGGTTCAATCCCAGTATCGCGCACCACCCACCGGAGCCCCCGGCCGTTCCCACGGCCGGGGGCTCCGTCGTTCCCGGGCGCTCAGGAGGAGAAGAGCATGTGCCCGAAGCTCTTGTGGCGCTTGCCGTGACCGTAGTGGCCGCTGTGACCGCCGTGGCCTCCGTGACCGCCCTGCGGGGCGCCCCAGGCTGGGGCGGGAGCCGCGGGATAGGCCTGCGGGGGCGCGGGCGGCGGGGCCTGCTGGCCCCACTGGGACTCCAGGCGGGTCAGGGACTCGAGCTCGCCGTAGTCGAGGAAAATGCCGCGGCAGCCACTGCACTGCTCGATCTGGACGCCATTTCGGTTGTACGTGTGCATCGGTGCGTGGCACTTGGGGCACTGCATGGACGGCTCAACTCCTCGCCGGTGGTGACTGCTTCGCCGGAACCCTGCCCGGCTTCGGTGCGTCGCACCCTACTTCGTCGCGTCCCGGGTCAACTCGGGCGGGAGGGCGCCCACTCGGCTCAGGCCCTGCTCATCCGGTCGCAGGCGTCGATCAAGGCCTGCTCGATCTCGTCCAGGGGGCGGTCGGCGGCGACAGCCTTGGTGATCGCCAGGGCGGCCGTCTGCACGGTCAGGGCACGGGCCGGGACGTCGAGGGCCGGCCAGGGGTCGGCCCCGTCCGCCGGGACGGCCGGGCCGCCCGCCCTCCGGTAGGTGTCCAGGAAGCGGGTCCACTCCTCGGGGGCGAGCAGACCGCAGGCATACCAGGCGGCGGGGCGGGCCAGGTCCCAGGCGGGGTCGCCCGCGCCGAGGTCGTCCACGTCGATCAGCAGCCAGGTGCCGTCCGGGGTGCGGACGAGCTGGCCCAGGTGGAGGTCGCCGTGGCACAGGCGCGGCGGGGTCGGTGCCGGGTCTCGTCGCGGGCCCAGGGCGGCAGGGCCCGCCAGGCCCGCAGGACCGGCGGCGCCGCGGGGTGCGGACCCGCGGCGCGCAGGCGGGCGACGGCGCGGGCCGCCTTGGCCGGGCCGCGCATGGCGGGAGCGGGTGCGGGAGGCTCGCCGGGTCCGTGCCGTGCAGGCGGGCCAGCAGGGCGGCTGCCGCCTCCCAGGGGGCCGCGTCCGGGTCGTCGCGGTCCACGGGGGTGCCGCGGGGCCAGAAGGTGACGAGGCGGCCGTGGAGGGCGGTGGGGGTGGTGCGCAGGGGCGGGAGGAGGGTGTCGGGGAGACGGGCGGCCACGGTGAGGCGTACCGCCAGGTCTTCCGGGTGCGTCTCCTGGGCGTGGGCCTTCGCGACGACGTCGCCGTGGCGTACGACCGTGGCGTCGGGGCGGTCCGCGAGGACGGTGCCGGTGCCGTCGGCGGCGCCCGCACCTTCGCCTTCGCCGCAGGCACAGGAGCCTGGAGGCGGGTGGGCCGTGTGCCTGGCCTTGGCGGTGAGGGCGGGGAGGAGCGCGGTCACGGGGGTCCCGGGGGGTGGGGCGGGTGGCTTACCGCCGAAGCGTAGCCAGTGGGGTCGGGCGGGCTTGTGGCGGTTGGTGGTCCGGGTGCGGGTTCGTCGGAGCCGGGCGCGCAGTCCCCGCGCCCCTTGCCGGCAGCGCCCGGGACGTGGCAATGCCCGCGCAGCTCCCCAGCTGCGCGGGCATCTGTGCCGTCCGCCGCACCCCCGTCCCCACGGGGTTTCCTGGCCGGATGTCCCCGCCCGGACCGCTCTTCCGGGCCTGGGGCGCCGCTCAGCGCCCCAGCATCACGCCCACGGACGACGCTTGTGTGACCACTGCTTCCCAGCCGCCGAAGACGACCACGAGCAGGGCTGCCAGGGGGAGGACCATGGCCGTCGCCACCAGAGGATGGCGCGTGCCGGACGGGCGGACGCCGAACGCCGAGAACCTGCGCCCTTGCGTGCGGACCATGGTCCGCGGTGCCGTGTCCGCCATGGTTCCTCTCCTGACCGATCTCGTTGTGGTTTTGGCAAGCGGCGGGTGTCTGACCTCGGGGGACGAGTGCTGCACCCGCCGCTTGACCTCAAATCTAGGTGCGGGGGCGGCACCTGGCGTCATGCCTTCGTACCGATTGGCTGGCCTCCCGGAGGATGACCGACCACCGCGCGTGTACTCCCAGGGGTGGAGACGGGGTCCTAGGACTCAGGGTCTTCCCGGAGGGGACGGGCCGCTGCCTCGGAGGCGTCCTCCCTCGGGACGGGCTGCTCGACCAGGGCCAGGACGCGCGTCGCCATGAACCGGGCCGTACGCACCACTGTCCCGGTACGGGTGACTTCGCTCACTTCCACCACTCCTCTGCGCACGGCCGTCTCGACGCGGCGCCCCGCCCGGCTCGCCACCACCTCGTACGTCCTCGTCGTGTCCCCGGCGTCCACGACTATCTCCACGCGATCACCCTTCACGGGATCAATCCCCCTTCAGCGGTGGATGGTTGGAGCTCGGGGTGGCGTCAACGGCCCCTTGTCCCGCGCCCCCTGACCACTCTTCGATTTTCGCACCAGGCACTGACAATCGATCGCCCCGCGAGGGCGCGGCCTCTGCACGTGCCCGCCCGTGGAAACGTAAGCTGGGCTCGTC is a genomic window containing:
- a CDS encoding SsgA family sporulation/cell division regulator, with product MNTTVSCELHLRLVVSSESSLPVPAGLRYDTADPYAVHATFHTGAEETVEWVFARDLLAEGLHRPTGTGDVRVWPSRSHGQGVVCIALSSPEGEALLEAPARALESFLKRTDAAVPPGTEHRHFDLDTELSHILAES
- a CDS encoding CGNR zinc finger domain-containing protein, whose translation is MLITHDNRCSLDAVVDLVNTAPEEDGPDGLADLAALSDFVRTHEVSDVGVLSERDVADVRRVRGRFAEVFANPEPRAASTIINELIAAAGTTPRLTDHDGYDWHIHYYAPGASIADHLAADCGMALAFFVVAGEQERLRRCEAPDCRRAFVDLSRNRSRRYCDSRTCGNRLHVAAYRARRKEAAG
- a CDS encoding DsbA family protein is translated as MSDSPPDHSARPVVLDVWCELQCPDCRTALDDVRALRARYGDRVELRLRHFPLEKHKHSFAAAQAAEEAFEQGKGWPYVEAVLAGVEELDRRGEPFLVDTARELGLDAEEFDTALIDGRHILIVDADQAEGKAIGVTGTPTYVIGGERLDGGKSQEGLRERIEEITDGLLAAEGS
- a CDS encoding GNAT family N-acetyltransferase, whose product is MTTTLRPTGPLQRSADGVKARTYDVCVNSRPVGSITLATHAVFGPAVCRVTDLRIAEPDRGRGRATVAALAAEEVARGWGCERIEADIPAESVAALRLATALGYVERNRRMAKPVPAEPAALPPGVRGRPMAEDEYEVWLARARRSYTRDWTDRGVPEAQARAKSEADHAALLPQGLATPGTLLSALTQEGAKAGTLWLTLRDDDAFVFRVEVDEDCRGRGHGRSLMLLAEAQTRAAGRDRIGLNVFAGNAPALCLYDSLGYEPVSYSLYKPLL
- a CDS encoding aminodeoxychorismate lyase — protein: MKIWLNGGLRDVDSARVSVFDHGLTVGDGIFETVKSVEGRPFALTRHLARLTRSARGLGLPEPDLDEVRRACAAVLEANPLPLGRLRITYTGGLSPLGSDRGDQGTTLIVALGEATRRPDSTAVITVPWTRNERGALTGLKTTSYAENVVALARAREQGASEALFANTVGQLCEGTGSNVFVVLGGEILTPPVASGCLDGITRALAVEWTGARETDLPLDVLERADEIFLTSTLRDVQGVHRVDGRQLPGAPGPMTTKAMRTFDERAADDLDP
- a CDS encoding chorismate-binding protein encodes the protein MARFGGLVATGLRDVTSDPAALDSTGFWAVSADFEGGLVCARFDDVREEPVPAPVPGRWRGPGAGDWTSSLDRAAYTEGVRRIRAYIAAGEVYQANLCRVLSAPVPPDADVDALTALLARGNPAPYAGTIRLPAHGVEIATASPELYLRRAGRVVESGPIKGTGRTEADLLEKDYAENVMIVDLVRNDLGRVCATGSVTVPDLCVVEKHPGLVHLVSTVHGELRPGAGWPELFAATFPPGSVTGAPKSSALRIIDELETAPRGPYCGGIGWVDADRGTGELAVGIRTFWIDRADGVLRFGTGAGITWGSDPEGEWRETELKAARLLAVASGAYEASGGTRT
- a CDS encoding zf-TFIIB domain-containing protein, with amino-acid sequence MQCPKCHAPMHTYNRNGVQIEQCSGCRGIFLDYGELESLTRLESQWGQQAPPPAPPQAYPAAPAPAWGAPQGGHGGHGGHSGHYGHGKRHKSFGHMLFSS